In Paracoccus contaminans, the genomic stretch GGCCCGCACGCGCGACAGGCGGGCCTCGGACAGGTCAACGGCGATGACCGCGGCCCCGGCGGCGGCCAGCTGCATCGTCTTGCCGCCGGGCGCGCAGCACAGATCGGCCACCCTTTCCCCCGCGCGCGGGTCCAGCAGACGCACGGGCAGCGCCGCGGCCGCGTCCTGCACCCACCATGCGCCTGCCTCGTATCCCGGCAGGGCCGTCACCTGCGTGCCGGGCGGCAGGCGGCGGCTGCCGGTGGGCAGCGGCTCGCCCGGCACCGCGGCGCCGGGCTTGCCGGTCAGATCGACGCCGGGGGCGGTCTCATGCGCCGCCTCGATGGCGGCGGCAACGCCCTCGCCCCATTGCCGCGCGACGGGGCCGCGCAGCCAGTCGGGCAACCGGGCGGGGGCCGCGCCGTCCCATTGGGCCTGCGCCCCCGCGGCGCGGCGCAGCACCGCGTTCACCATGCCCGCGGCCGCCCTGCCCCCCGGCCCCGCCCCGCGGGCCAGCGCGACGGCGGCATTCACCACGCCATGGGGCGCCTCGCCCAAACCCAGCAGTTCCGTCACCGCCAGCCGCAGGATGTCCGACATCTCGGCCCGCGGCTGACGGCCAAGCAGGGGCGCCAGAACCGCATCGGACCGGCCGCGCCAGCGTATCGTCGCGGCCGCGAGCCGCTGCGCGCGCGCCCGTTCGGCCGGGGCAAGCTGTCCCAGCCCCGCCCCTGCCGCCGCCTCGGCCAGCGTCGCCCCCTCGCGCAGCGCCGCCAGCAGCGCAAGGGCGCCGCCGCGGGCATCGGCGGGCTGGCCGCGGGCCGGACGGGCGGCGGAACGGGCGCCGGCATCGGGTCGGGGGCGGCCGCTGGGGGGCGCGGCCGGACGGCCGGCGCGTTCCTTGCGGGCGCTGCGCTGCGGGGTGACGGGCGGCGGCGGCGCCCTGGCCGGTTCCGGTGCCGCCCTGTCCTGCGGCAAGGGTGCTGGCGGCGCCGGGGGGGATGCCGTGGGGGCGGGCGGCTGCCGGCGGGGGCGCGCCTCTGCGCCGGTCCGCTGGTCCCCGCCGCGCAGGGCGCCTGCATCCTTGTCCTTGTCCATCGCGTCCCCGCGTCCTAGCTGAAACCCGAGCCATACCGAAGCAGCACGGGTTTTGCCATGACCGAAGCCGATATCCCCGCCGGGGCCGAGCCACAGGACCGGCCCGAATGGGCCCATCTTCCGCCCCCCGCGCGCCGCGCCCTGGCCGAGGCAGAGGCACGGCGCAAGGCCGCCGCGCCGCTTGAGCTGCCGCCCGAACTGGGCGGGCGCGAGGGGCCCGAGCCTGTCCGCTACGGCGATTATGAACGCAAGGGTCTGGCCGTCGATTTCTAGGCGGCGGCGCGGCCCTCGGCCCCGCGGCCATAACGCGATACCGCCAGATCGTCAGCCCTGATCTGCGGCGTCCTGCCGCTGACCAGATCGGCCAGCAGTTGCGCCGAGCCTGCCGCCATCGTCCAGCCCAGCGTGCCGTGGCCGGTGTTCAACCACAGGTTCGCCGCCGGCGTCGGCCCGATGACAGGGGTGCCGTCGGGCGTCATCGGGCGCAGCCCGGCCCAGAAGCTGGCACGATCCAGATCGCCCGCGCCCCCGAACAGCTCGCCCACCGACTTGGCCAGCGTGGCGCGGCGGCGCGGGGACAGCGACAGGTCGAACCCCGCCAGTTCCGCCAGCCCCCCCACGCGGATGCGGTTGCCCAGCCGCGTGATCGCGACCTTGTAGGTTTCGTCCATGACGGTCGAGACGGGCGCACGCGATTCGTCCACGATGGGCAGGGTCAGCGAATAGCCCTTGACCGGATGCACCGGCAGCCTGATGCCGAAGGGCGCGACCAGCGCCGGGGAATGGCTGCCCAGCGCCACGACAAAGGCATCCGCCGTCAGCCGCCCGGCCGCGGTCCGCACCGCCTCGATCCGCGCGCGCGTCCCCTCCAGCCCGGCTATGGTGGTGCCATAGAGAAAGCGCACGCCCTCGGCCTCGGCCAGTGCGGCCAGCGCCTGCGTGAACATGTGACAATCGCCCGTCTCGTCATCGGGCAGTTGCAGCCCCCCGGCCAGCAGATGGCGGGCATGGGCCAGCCCCGGTTCGGCCGCGATGCAGCCCTCGACATCCAGTTCCCGGTAGGGGACGCCATCGGCCTTGAGAACCTTGATGTCCTTCTGCACCGCCGCAAGCTGCAGATCGGTGCGGAACACCTGCAAGGTGCCGCGGGTGCGTTCGTCGTAATGGATGCCCGTTTCCGCCCGCAGCGCGCCGAGGCACTGGCGCGAATATTCGGCGACCCGCATCATCCGCGACTTGTTCAGCACATAGGCGCTGGCGGTGCAGTTGCCCAGCATCCGTGCCATCCAGGTAGCCCGCACCGGATCGGCCGTGGCATGCAGCACCAGCGGCGCATGGCGCTGGAACATCCAGCGCAGCGCCTTGCCGGGAATGCCCGGCGCGGCCCAGGGCGTCGAATAGCCCGGCGAGATCTCGCCCGCATTGGCAAAGGAGGTTTCCATGGCGGCAGCGGGCTGGCGGTCAACCACCGTGACCTGATGGCCCGCGCGCGCCAGCGCCCATGCGCTTGTCACCCCGATGACGCCTGCACCCAGAACGATGATCTTCATGGCCGGACCCTGCTGGCAAATATTGCGCACATGATCGGCCCGGCAGGACGGAATGTGCTGCGCAAGCCGCTGGCCAGGGCCGGAGAGATCAGAAGATCCTGAACCGGAAAGCCCGATTCACGCCAGGATCTTGCGGCTTCTCAATTCTGCGCCGCAGCATGTCCCGCCGTTGCCTCGGCGTTCGGGACGAATCACCTAAAGGCCCAGCACGTCCATCATGTCGTATTCGCCCGGCCCCTTGTCCTGGCCCCACAGCGCCGCGCGCAGTGCCCCGCGGGCAAAGATGGCGCGGTCGGTGGCCAGGTGGCGCAGCACCACGCGCTCGCCCTCGGCGGCAAAGATCACGTCATGTTCGCCCACCACATCCCCGCCCCGGACGGCGGCAAAGCCGATGCCGCCGCGCGGCCGCGCGCCCGTCACCCCGTCGCGCGCGGGGATGCGCAGATCGTCCAGGGGCGCGCCGCGCCCCTCGGCCGCGGCCTCGCCCAGCATCAGCGCCGTGCCCGAGGGCGCATCGACCTTGTGGCGGTGATGGGCCTCGACGATCTCGATGTCCCAATCCTCGTCCAGCGCCGCGGCGATGCGGCGCGTCAGGCCAAGCAGCAGGTTGACGCCAAGGCTCATGTTGCCGGCGCGGATGATCGGCGCGTGCCGCGCCGCGGCGGCGATGGCGCGCAGATCATCGGCGCACAGGCCCGTCGTTCCGATGACATGGACGGCGCGTGCCTGCGCGGTCAGTTCGGCAAAGGCCACCGTCGCCGCCGGGCTGGTGAAGTCGATCACCGCCTGCGCCCCCGCGATGACGCCCACCGCATCGTCGCTGACCGCGATCCCCAGCGCAGGTCCGCCCATCGCCTGCCCCAGATCGCGACCGATCCAGTCATGGCCGGGCCGTTCCAGCGCGCCCACCAGCCGGCAGGCGGGCGAGGCAAGGACCGTGCGGACCAGCATCTGCCCCATGCGGCCCGACGCTCCGGTGACGACGATGCCGGGTTTGTCCATGGGTGCCTCCGCTGCCTGATCCGGGGTTCGTCCTAGCCCGTTGCGGGCCGGGCCGCGACCCCCTAGATGGGACGCATGGCATCCAATCGCTTCAACCACGGTCCCGGCCCATCGCAGCGCCAGTTGCGCGTGGGCGAACTGATCCGGCGCACGCTGTCGGACGTGCTGCTGCGCGCCGAGGTGCACGATCCCGACCTGAACCGCCATTCGATCACGGTGGGCGAGGTCAGGGCCTCCCCCGATCTCAAGGTCGCGACGGTCTATGTCCTGCCGCTGGGCGGGCATGATGCCCAGGACGCGCTGGCCGCGCTGCGCCGCAACACGCGCGAGCTGCGCCACCATGTCGCCCGCGAGATGACGCTGAAATACGCCCCCGACCTGCGCTTTGTCCTGGACGAGACGTTCGACCGCATGGACGACACCCGCCGCCTGTTCGCCGATGAACGGGTGCGCCGCGATGTGGAAGCGGGCGAGGACGAGGAAGACCCGGACGAGGACCGGGACCAGGACGCCCGCGACGATGGGCCTCGCTGATCTCAAACGGCGGCTGGGGCTGGCGGTCGGGGCGCTGGTCGCCCTGACGCTGCCGGCCCTGGCCGACCTGTGCGAGACGCGCCGGTTCGAGGGCACGGATTACGCCGTCTGCACGGTGGACGGCACGCAGCAGGACAAGCTGCGCCTGTGGCTGGACGGGCCGGATGGCAGGCCGCTGGGCGATTTCTCGGCCGTCAGGGGCACCCTCGGCGCAGGCGAGGTGCTGGGCTTTGCCATGAATGCGGGCATGTTCCATGCCGATTACGCCCCCGTAGGGCTGTATCGTTCGGGCGAGGTCCAGGGCGGCGCGCTGGTGCTGTCGGGGGGCGGCGGCAATTTCGGGATGCGGCCCAACGGGGTATTCTGCGTCGGCGCGAAGGCCCCCTTTCAGGTGATCGAAAGCCGCCGCTTTGCCAAGAGGCAGCCGCAATGCCGCCTGGCGACGCAATCGGGGCCGATGCTGGTGATCGACGGGGCGCTGCATCCGCGCTTCGATCCTGGCTCGACCAGCCGCTATATCCGCAACGGGGTGGGCGTGTCGCGCGACATGGACATGGCCTGGTTCGTCATTTCGGACCGGGCGGTGACGTTCCACGAATTCGCGCGGTTCTTCCGCGACGCCTTGGGCGCGCGCAACGCGCTGTATCTCGACGGCTCGATCAGCCGGCTTTATGCCCCCGGCATCAACCGGGCCGACTGGGGCCGGTCGATGGGGCCGATCATCGGCTATGTGGGCAAACCCTGATGGCGCGCAGGAAGGGGCGGGACATCTCGGGCTGGCTGTTGGTGGACAAGCCGGCGGGCATCGGATCGACCGATATCGTGGGCAAGGTGCGCTGGGCGCTGGATGCGCGCAAGGCGGGCCATGCCGGAACGCTTGACCCTGATGCCACCGGGCTGCTGGCCATCGCGCTGGGCGAGGCGACCAAGACGGTCCCCTATCTGGCGGATGCGCTCAAGGCCTATGATTTCACCGTCACCTGGGGGACCGAGACGGCCAGCGACGACGCGGCGGGGGCAGTGACGCGCCGGTCGGACGCACGCCCCGATCCGCAGGCGATCGAGGCGGCGCTGCCGGCCTTTCGGGGCGCGATCATGCAGGTTCCGCCGGCCGTCTCGGCCGTGCGGGTGGACGGCGCGCGCGCCTATGACCTGGCGCGCGAGGGCGAGGCGGTGACGCTCGCCTCCCGGCCGCTGTGGGTCGAGGAACTGACGCTGACGGCGGCGCGGGCGGACGGCGCCGATTTCCGCATGGTCTGCGGCAAGGGCGGCTATGTGCGCGCGATCGCCCGCGATCTGGGGCGGGCACTTGGCTGCCTGGGCCATGTCGCATCCCTGCGGCGCATCTGGTCCGGCCCCTTCGATGTCGCCGACGCGCTGGCACTTTCCGGCATCGACCGCGCCAGCCAGGCCGCCCTCGATGCGGCGCTGCTGCCGATCCAGTCGGCGCTTGACCTGCCCGAGATGCCGGCCACCGACCTGGGCGCGCTGCGCATCCGCAACGGCAACCCCGGGCAGGTGCTGGGAATCGCCGATTACGGGGCCGAGGTCTGGGTCAGCCATAACGGGCGCGCCATCGCCATCGGCCGCTATATGGGCGGCGAGGTCCACCCCGCCCGCGTCTTTGCCCAGGCGGGCTGAGGAACGAACCGAGGGCTGCGGGAAAGCCCGCCGCGTTCAGGCGATGGAGGCCGCGCGCGTTTCCCGCCCGATCAGCAGCGAGGCCGCCGCCGCCAGCAGCAGCAATCCCGCGAACAGCCCGATCATCGCGGCAAAGTTGCCGGTGGCCATGGCCGCCATCAGCGAGGGCGCGGCCAGCCCGCCCAGCCGCGCCACCGCGCCCGCCGTGCCCATGCCGGTGGCGCGCAGCGTCGTGGGATACAGCTCGGGCGTGATCGCATAAAGCGCCCCCCATGTCCCCAGCAGGGCAAAGCTCATCAGCAGCAGCGCCCCGGCCAGCGCGGCCCCCGAGGCCGCCATCACGAACAGCGCGCAGCCCGCCGCCGACAGCAGCAGAAAGACCCTCAGCGTCGCGATGCGCCCCCAGCGTTCCACCCCCCAGGCGGCCAGCGCATAGCCGGGCAGCTGCGCCAGCGCCAGCAGGACAAGAAAGCCATGGCCCCTGACAAAGCCCAGCCCGTCCCGCGCCAGCTGTCCCGGCAGCCAGACGAACACGCCGTAATAGGACAGCGAGACGAGCAGCCATACCGCCAGGATCGCCAGCGTCGTCCCGCGCAGCGCCGGCGCAAGGATGCCGCCGCGGGGCTGGGGGGCGTCGGCGGGGATCACCAGACGGGTCTGCGGCGGCAGGGGCGGTGCGCCATTGGTGCGGCAGATGCGGTTGAGGATGGCCTGCGCCTCGGCCGCGCGGCCGCGGCGCAGCAGGAACATCGGCGATTCCGGCACCCACAGGCGCAGCACGATGCCGATGCAGGCCGGCAGCGCCGCGGCCAGATAGATCAGGCGCCACGGCTCGGCCAAGCCGGCGCGGGCCGCATGCCAGGCCGTCAGCGCAACGGCCAGCGTGCCCAGCGCCCAGAACCCTTCCAGCCACACCAGCCAGCGGCCCCGGCTGCGGGGCGGCAGGAACTCGGCCATCATGGCGTAATCGACGGGCAGCGTGCCCCCCACGGCCGCGCCGGTCAGAAAGCGCAGGCCCAGCAGCACCGCAAGGCTGGGCGCAAAGACCGAGGCGATGCCGAACAGCGCATCAAGAACCACCGTCGCCAGCAGCACGTTGCGCCGGCCGATCCGGTCGGCAAGCCGCCCGAACAGCGCCGCCCCGCAGAACATCCCCAGAAAGAACAGCGTCCCGGTCTGCAGGGCCGCGGCAGGCGTCACGCCGAACCGCGCCGCGATCGAGGGCGCGGCAAAGCCCACGGCCAGAACCTGCATCGCATCCGCGGCCCAGACGAGGCCGAAGATCGCGATCAGGCGGCGCTGAAAGCGGCCCGCCCCCGCCCTGGCAAGCGCCTCGTCAACCGTGCTCTCCATGATGCACCGTCCCTTTTGCAAAAAGGGCCGCGGCAAGCGCGACCCTTGTCGTCAGCATATCGCCGAGCAGGCCCGCTCAGGCGTTCACGCTGTCCTTGAGCGACTTGGCGATCGTGATCTTGACGACCTTGTCGGCAGGCTTGGTCATCATTTCCTGCGTCTGCGGGTTGCGCACCTGGCGTTCGGGCCGCGCGCGCACGCCCACCTTGCCGATCCCCGGCAGGGTCAGCGATCCGCCTTCGGTCACGGTGCGCGCCACGACGGCCTGGATCGCGTCAAGCGCGGCGGTCGCGGCTTTCTTGTCGCCGCCCATTTCTTCGGCCAGGGCAGCGACCAGCTGCGTTTTGGTCATGGGCTTGGCATTCGCAGGGGCTTGCGCCATCGGAAGCTGTCTCCTCGTCTGTCTTGCCCTTTTGCGGGCTGGTAAGCGCCAGTCATGCTGGCAATGCGCCTGCTACAGCCGGTTTCACCCTGCATTTCAAGCCCTTTTCATGCGGCGGCCCCGCAAAGGCGGGCGCGGCGGCGCAAACCGGCAAGCCGCCGCGCCCCCGATACCGCCGCAGCCCCGCCCCCGGCAGGCCGGCCGCGCCCTGCTAGAGGAACGCCGTTTCGTCAAAGGACCGCAGCTTGCGCGAATGGATCCGTTCCAGCGGCATCTCGCGCAGCTTTTCCATCGCCCTGATCCCGATCAGCAGGTGGCTGGCCACCTGGGTGCGATAGAAATCGGTCGCCATGCCGGGCAGCTTCAGCTCTCCGTGCAGGGGGCGGTCGCTGACGCACAGCAGCGTGCCGTAGGGAACGCGAAAGCGGAATCCGTTGGCGGCAATGGTCGCGCTTTCCATGTCGAGCGCGACGGCGCGCGATTGCGACAGGCGCTGGACGGGGCCGGACTGGTCGCGCAATTCCCAGTTGCGGTTGTCGATGGTGGCGACCGTGCCGGTGCGCATGATCCGCTTGAGCTCGAACCCTTCGAGGCGGGTGATCTCGGCCACCGCTTCCTCGAGCGCCACCTGCACCTCGGCCAGGGCGGGGACGGGCACCCACACGGGCAGGTCGTCGTCAAGGACGTGATCCTCGCGCAGATAGGCATGGGCCAGGACGTAATCGCCAAGACGCTGGCTGTTGCGCAGCCCCGCGCAATGGCCGACCATCAGCCAGGCATGCGGGCGCAGCACCGCGATATGGTCGGTCGCCGTCTTGGCGTTCGAGGGGCCGACCCCGATATTGACCAGCGTGATCCCCTGCCCGTCGGGCCGCTTGAGGTGATAGGCCGGCATCTGCGGGATGCGCGGGCTTGCTGCCAGAACATCGCCCGGGCGTTCCAGCACCTGATCGCCCGGCGCGACAAAGGCGCTGTAGCCCGAGGCAGGATCGGCCAGCGCGCGGCGGGCGAAGGCCTCGAACTCGTCCACATAGAACTGATAGTTGGTGAACAGAACGAAGGTCTGGAAATGTTCGGGCGCCGTCGCCGTGTAATGGGCCAGCCGCGCCAGCGAATAATCCACCCGCTGCGCGGTGAAGGGCGCCAGATGGCGCGTGCCGTCCGCCGCCGGCATGGCCGTTCCGTTCACGATGTCGTCGTTCATCGTGTCGAGGTCGGGCACGTCGAACACGTCTCGCAGCGAGAAATCCAGCACCCCTTCCTGGGGGACGTTCAGGTTTCCCTGCGCGGCGACGGCGAAATGCACCGGGATGGGCGT encodes the following:
- a CDS encoding phosphodiester glycosidase family protein — its product is MGLADLKRRLGLAVGALVALTLPALADLCETRRFEGTDYAVCTVDGTQQDKLRLWLDGPDGRPLGDFSAVRGTLGAGEVLGFAMNAGMFHADYAPVGLYRSGEVQGGALVLSGGGGNFGMRPNGVFCVGAKAPFQVIESRRFAKRQPQCRLATQSGPMLVIDGALHPRFDPGSTSRYIRNGVGVSRDMDMAWFVISDRAVTFHEFARFFRDALGARNALYLDGSISRLYAPGINRADWGRSMGPIIGYVGKP
- a CDS encoding DUF1674 domain-containing protein → MTEADIPAGAEPQDRPEWAHLPPPARRALAEAEARRKAAAPLELPPELGGREGPEPVRYGDYERKGLAVDF
- a CDS encoding RsmB/NOP family class I SAM-dependent RNA methyltransferase → MDKDKDAGALRGGDQRTGAEARPRRQPPAPTASPPAPPAPLPQDRAAPEPARAPPPPVTPQRSARKERAGRPAAPPSGRPRPDAGARSAARPARGQPADARGGALALLAALREGATLAEAAAGAGLGQLAPAERARAQRLAAATIRWRGRSDAVLAPLLGRQPRAEMSDILRLAVTELLGLGEAPHGVVNAAVALARGAGPGGRAAAGMVNAVLRRAAGAQAQWDGAAPARLPDWLRGPVARQWGEGVAAAIEAAHETAPGVDLTGKPGAAVPGEPLPTGSRRLPPGTQVTALPGYEAGAWWVQDAAAALPVRLLDPRAGERVADLCCAPGGKTMQLAAAGAAVIAVDLSEARLSRVRANLERTRLDAALVAADALAWRPDCALDAVLLDAPCSATGTIRRHPELPLIRDGAMIPDLVRLQAAMIDHALALLGPGGRLVYAVCSIHPAEGEAQLAAALDRHPGLTVERPRMPGLDPAWITPEGAIRTRPDHWGHLGGLDGFFAVRLRRPGG
- a CDS encoding AMP nucleosidase — encoded protein: MDQTPRLLPVETPGAVERAYFSDPAEAVERLVQLYARATEWLSGRFVGSLGGGAPQARYRAFYPEVRLTTASHTIGDSRLSFGHVALPGSYAATVTRPALFRSYLTQQLGLLIRNHQVPVSIGDSDTPIPVHFAVAAQGNLNVPQEGVLDFSLRDVFDVPDLDTMNDDIVNGTAMPAADGTRHLAPFTAQRVDYSLARLAHYTATAPEHFQTFVLFTNYQFYVDEFEAFARRALADPASGYSAFVAPGDQVLERPGDVLAASPRIPQMPAYHLKRPDGQGITLVNIGVGPSNAKTATDHIAVLRPHAWLMVGHCAGLRNSQRLGDYVLAHAYLREDHVLDDDLPVWVPVPALAEVQVALEEAVAEITRLEGFELKRIMRTGTVATIDNRNWELRDQSGPVQRLSQSRAVALDMESATIAANGFRFRVPYGTLLCVSDRPLHGELKLPGMATDFYRTQVASHLLIGIRAMEKLREMPLERIHSRKLRSFDETAFL
- the truB gene encoding tRNA pseudouridine(55) synthase TruB, coding for MARRKGRDISGWLLVDKPAGIGSTDIVGKVRWALDARKAGHAGTLDPDATGLLAIALGEATKTVPYLADALKAYDFTVTWGTETASDDAAGAVTRRSDARPDPQAIEAALPAFRGAIMQVPPAVSAVRVDGARAYDLAREGEAVTLASRPLWVEELTLTAARADGADFRMVCGKGGYVRAIARDLGRALGCLGHVASLRRIWSGPFDVADALALSGIDRASQAALDAALLPIQSALDLPEMPATDLGALRIRNGNPGQVLGIADYGAEVWVSHNGRAIAIGRYMGGEVHPARVFAQAG
- a CDS encoding HU family DNA-binding protein — protein: MAQAPANAKPMTKTQLVAALAEEMGGDKKAATAALDAIQAVVARTVTEGGSLTLPGIGKVGVRARPERQVRNPQTQEMMTKPADKVVKITIAKSLKDSVNA
- a CDS encoding MFS transporter, with the protein product MESTVDEALARAGAGRFQRRLIAIFGLVWAADAMQVLAVGFAAPSIAARFGVTPAAALQTGTLFFLGMFCGAALFGRLADRIGRRNVLLATVVLDALFGIASVFAPSLAVLLGLRFLTGAAVGGTLPVDYAMMAEFLPPRSRGRWLVWLEGFWALGTLAVALTAWHAARAGLAEPWRLIYLAAALPACIGIVLRLWVPESPMFLLRRGRAAEAQAILNRICRTNGAPPLPPQTRLVIPADAPQPRGGILAPALRGTTLAILAVWLLVSLSYYGVFVWLPGQLARDGLGFVRGHGFLVLLALAQLPGYALAAWGVERWGRIATLRVFLLLSAAGCALFVMAASGAALAGALLLMSFALLGTWGALYAITPELYPTTLRATGMGTAGAVARLGGLAAPSLMAAMATGNFAAMIGLFAGLLLLAAAASLLIGRETRAASIA
- a CDS encoding D-amino acid dehydrogenase, producing MKIIVLGAGVIGVTSAWALARAGHQVTVVDRQPAAAMETSFANAGEISPGYSTPWAAPGIPGKALRWMFQRHAPLVLHATADPVRATWMARMLGNCTASAYVLNKSRMMRVAEYSRQCLGALRAETGIHYDERTRGTLQVFRTDLQLAAVQKDIKVLKADGVPYRELDVEGCIAAEPGLAHARHLLAGGLQLPDDETGDCHMFTQALAALAEAEGVRFLYGTTIAGLEGTRARIEAVRTAAGRLTADAFVVALGSHSPALVAPFGIRLPVHPVKGYSLTLPIVDESRAPVSTVMDETYKVAITRLGNRIRVGGLAELAGFDLSLSPRRRATLAKSVGELFGGAGDLDRASFWAGLRPMTPDGTPVIGPTPAANLWLNTGHGTLGWTMAAGSAQLLADLVSGRTPQIRADDLAVSRYGRGAEGRAAA
- the rbfA gene encoding 30S ribosome-binding factor RbfA; protein product: MASNRFNHGPGPSQRQLRVGELIRRTLSDVLLRAEVHDPDLNRHSITVGEVRASPDLKVATVYVLPLGGHDAQDALAALRRNTRELRHHVAREMTLKYAPDLRFVLDETFDRMDDTRRLFADERVRRDVEAGEDEEDPDEDRDQDARDDGPR
- the dapB gene encoding 4-hydroxy-tetrahydrodipicolinate reductase — its product is MDKPGIVVTGASGRMGQMLVRTVLASPACRLVGALERPGHDWIGRDLGQAMGGPALGIAVSDDAVGVIAGAQAVIDFTSPAATVAFAELTAQARAVHVIGTTGLCADDLRAIAAAARHAPIIRAGNMSLGVNLLLGLTRRIAAALDEDWDIEIVEAHHRHKVDAPSGTALMLGEAAAEGRGAPLDDLRIPARDGVTGARPRGGIGFAAVRGGDVVGEHDVIFAAEGERVVLRHLATDRAIFARGALRAALWGQDKGPGEYDMMDVLGL